The genomic region GCGAGAAGCCGGTGCAGCTTGCGGCGACGCCCGTTCAGCCCCGATCCGACCTCGGTCACGACCTCGGCGACGGCCAGGCCCTGCCGGTTCGCGCCGGCCACGACCCGGGCCACCTGCCGGTCCAGGTCGGCTTTCTGGTCGGCCGACGATACGCGGCAGTACGCCACCACGCGTCCGGACGGCTGGACAGCGGGCTCGTCGACCAGCCACGTCCCGGACGGCGCCTGGCGGACCGGGACGGGCATCTTGCCGTCCTTCACCCACCGCCAGGCGGTCTGGTAGCTCACGCCCTGCTGACGCGCCCACTCCGAAAGCTTCACACGATCAAGATACGTGAGATGCACGACCAGGGGTGACTATGAATGACTAGAAAATTTGTAGCAGTTGTCACCCTCCATGTAGCGCCGCCGTACGGGCCCTCCTGGGACCCTCCGGACACCCTCAGGTCTCCGGAGGGTCTCCCACCGGTCTCAACTGCCGCCCACCGTGGCCGCATTGAGATTCATCCGCAACGCCTTGGCCCGCTCCTTCCGGCCGCCTCCGCCGTCACAGTCACAGACGACGGCTCACAGCGGTCACCCGAGGGGGCATACATGAGGCGCAACGGACGGCATCAGGTACGACGGGAGCAGCGACGGCCATGGCGGCGGCAGCGGGTGCGTGCCGCGCTGGTTGCCGGCAGCGTGGCCGCCGGACTCCTGCTCACGGCATGTGGCGGCGGAAGCGGCGAGAGTTCGTACGACCGGGGTGGCAGCAAGGCCAGGGAGAACGACGGCTTCCCGGCGCCCGCCCCTGCTCAACCGACCGGCCCCTCGGGCACGGACGACGGCGCCGCCGAGGACGACCGAAAGGGCGAACTCCGCGAGTCGGCGCCGCCTGCCGACTACCTCTCCACCTTCGCGCTGGACGTCGACACCGCGTCGTACGGCTATGCGCGCCGCACCCTCGAGGAGGGCCGCAGGCCCGACCCGTCGACCGTGCGCCCCGAGGAGTTCATCAACAGCTTCGGCCAGGAACAGGACTACGAGCGCCCGGACGGCAACGGTTTCACGGTCACGGTGGACGGGGCCCGTACGGCCGCCCCGGACGGTTCGCTCAACAAGGACGCCACATACGACACGTTCGGTGAGGAGAACCGGGACTGGCGCTTCCTCAGGGTCGGACTCGCCACCCGAGCGGCCGAGGACGCCGGCGAACGCCCGCCCGCCGCCCTCACCTTCGTCATCGACGTCTCCGGCTCCATGGCCGAACCGGGCCGCCTCGACCTGGTCAAGGAGTCCCTGGGCGTGATGACGGAACGGCTGCGCGACGATGACGCGGTCGCGCTCGTCAGCTTCAGTGACGAGGCCAGGACCGTGCTCCCGATGACCCGCCTGGGCGATCACCGCGGCCGTGTCCACGAGGCGATCGACACCCTCGAACCCACCGACTCGACCAACCTCGGCGCGGGCGTCACCACCGGCTACCGTACGGCGGTGGACGGCCTGCGCGAGGGCGCCACCAACCGGGTCGTACTGCTCTCCGACGCCCTCGCCAACACCGGCGACACCGACGCCGACTCCATCCTCGACCGGATCGCGGACGCCCGCCGCGAGCACGGGATCACGCTCTTCGGCGTCGGCGTGGGCAGCGACTACGGCGACGCGCTGATGGAACGCCTCGCCGACAAGGGCGACGGCCACACGACGTACGTGTCCAACGCCGAGGACGCCCGCACGGTCTTCTGCGACCAGCTTCCACGCAACATCGACCTCACGGCGCGCGACGCCAAGGCGCAGGTGTCCTTCGATCCGGAGACCGTCGACCAGTTCCGGCTGATCGGCTACGACAACCGCCGGGTCGCCGACGAGGACTTTCGCGACGACCGGGTGGACGGCGGCGAGATCGGCCCCGGCCACACGGTCACGGCCCTGTACGCCGTACGCACCAAGCCGGGCGCGTCGGGGCACGTCGCCACGGCCACGGTGCGGTGGCTCGACCCCAACTCCCGTACGCCGCACGAGGAGACGGGCCAGATCGAGACCGACTCGCTCGAACGCGCCCTGTGGGACGGGGAGTCAGCAGCCAGCGGCCTCCAAGTAACCGCGATAGCGGCGTACTTCGCGGACGCGCTGCGCTCCGGCAACGACCGCGGTTCTGCCGTGCCGGCGGCCCCGTCCCTGACCGAACTCGCCGAACGGGCGGACGAGTTGGCGGCCACCACGGGAAGCAAGCCGATACGCCAACTCGCCGAGACGATCGACCGGGCGAGCGATCTGGGGTAGCGGGCGGGTGGGGGCTGGTCGCGCAGTTCCCCGCGCCCCTGAAAGACTGCGCAGTTCCCCGCGCCCCTAAAGGTGCGGCCGTGGCCGTGTCTCAACAAGTGGTCCCACCGGGCGGCAGTCGCCCTCCGGTGCAAGGGGCCGTGTCGGGGTTTCCGATCGCAGCACGACCTCTCCAGGGCACCCTGATGGCCCGGGATGACACAGCTGCGATCGGATGCCCCGTCGCGGCCCCGCCCCGCCCCCACACGGCTGGCGCGTCTTTAGGGGCGCGGGGAACGGCGCGACCAGCCCCCACCCACCCGCACAGGAGGTCAACCGGTGCCGAACCGCTGGCCCGCGCCGTGCAGCAACGTGTCCACGACGAGCGTGGCCAGCGCATCCGGGTCCCGTTGGGCCTGGGACCCGTGCAACGCCTCCCCGATGAGGGCGTAATAGACCCGCCGCGTCCACTCCAGGTCCACCGAGGCGTCGAGCAGACCCTCGTCCCGCGCACGCCCGAGAAGTTCGAGGCAGCGGGCGCCGACCTGCTCCCAGCCCGCAGCCGCGGCCCCGCCCTCGTCGTCCGGACGGCTCAGCGCATAGCTGCACCAAGGCGTTCGTCCTGAACTTCTCCCTGGCCCTGCGGCAGGAGTACCGCGGTCGTGGCATCAGGGTCACGGCCCTGTGCCCGGGCCCGGTGGAGACCGGCTTCTTCGACGCGATCGGCACCCGCAAGGCCGCGGTCTCGGGCTCCTTCACCACCTCGGAACCCGTCGTACGAGCCGCTCTGCGCGCCCTCGACCGCGACCGCGCCTCCATCACCCCGGGCCTCGGCAACGCCCTGGGCGCCCACCTCACCCCGCGCCGCCCGCGCACCCTGGTG from Streptomyces sp. NBC_00878 harbors:
- a CDS encoding IS607 family transposase, producing the protein MKLSEWARQQGVSYQTAWRWVKDGKMPVPVRQAPSGTWLVDEPAVQPSGRVVAYCRVSSADQKADLDRQVARVVAGANRQGLAVAEVVTEVGSGLNGRRRKLHRLLADPATAVIVVEHRDRLARFGVEHLDAALSASGRRLVILDPAETADDLVRDITEVLTSMCARLYGQRAAKSRAARAIAAATGETAE
- a CDS encoding VWA domain-containing protein; translation: MRRNGRHQVRREQRRPWRRQRVRAALVAGSVAAGLLLTACGGGSGESSYDRGGSKARENDGFPAPAPAQPTGPSGTDDGAAEDDRKGELRESAPPADYLSTFALDVDTASYGYARRTLEEGRRPDPSTVRPEEFINSFGQEQDYERPDGNGFTVTVDGARTAAPDGSLNKDATYDTFGEENRDWRFLRVGLATRAAEDAGERPPAALTFVIDVSGSMAEPGRLDLVKESLGVMTERLRDDDAVALVSFSDEARTVLPMTRLGDHRGRVHEAIDTLEPTDSTNLGAGVTTGYRTAVDGLREGATNRVVLLSDALANTGDTDADSILDRIADARREHGITLFGVGVGSDYGDALMERLADKGDGHTTYVSNAEDARTVFCDQLPRNIDLTARDAKAQVSFDPETVDQFRLIGYDNRRVADEDFRDDRVDGGEIGPGHTVTALYAVRTKPGASGHVATATVRWLDPNSRTPHEETGQIETDSLERALWDGESAASGLQVTAIAAYFADALRSGNDRGSAVPAAPSLTELAERADELAATTGSKPIRQLAETIDRASDLG